The following proteins come from a genomic window of Diorhabda carinulata isolate Delta chromosome X, icDioCari1.1, whole genome shotgun sequence:
- the LOC130902697 gene encoding protein SERAC1: MEVEDIMCDQSILRPEVNVSFDSKVISTSKLWVVVDVIARSILPPISTICCTVFRNPQVVLQNVRNQIFPAVIAFVVNNVSRSLASVQNISLPVTLRITQDGNGHNRAVITDEGTEDTDSETSEKSVECIVLYEPKEIGVDVIFLHGLHGGITKTWKQGTWRTSKHKLNNQSPIRRQSTGNLYVPPKDHALKRTLSNMCSIVPTKIAKIENNIDNTYLNNEEEETIQSGDYTDCWPRDWIPKDCPNARIIAINYTTDVLWCPTWMKKRKRTNLIARSNEMIEELIKIGVGRKPIMWVGHSKGGLYIKQMLINAYENMEMGEIGNIFKQSKGIMWYSVPHKGSKLADLNLPLLRRSVELLEIQKNCNFILNLHNKFLEIVKKEKPTMDIFSFIETSFTFMSFIYLKIVPYESADAKIGIKCDVPLDHREICKPAGRDCFLYLELIKLIKKYTENNTN; the protein is encoded by the exons ATGGAAGTCGAGGATATAATGTGCGATCAAAGTATTCTACGTCCGGAAGTAAATGTTAGTTTTGATAGTAAGGTTATATCGACAAG TAAATTATGGGTTGTCGTCGACGTAATAGCCCGTTCTATATTACCACCTATTTCGACTATTTGCTGCACCGTCTTCAGAAACCCTCAAGTAGTATTACAAAATGTGAGGAATCAAATATTTCCCGCCGTAATTGCGTTTGTGGTAAACAACGTATCGAGGTCATTGGCGTCGGTGCAAAATATTTCCCTACCAG TTACGTTGAGGATAACTCAAGACGGGAACGGGCATAATAGAGCCGTTATCACAGATGAAGGAACTGAAGATACAGATTCCGAAACGTCGGAAAAATCGGTCGAATGTATTGTATTGTACGAACCGAAAGAAATCGGGgttgatgttatttttttacacGGTTTGCACGGGGGGATTACTAAAACGTGGAAACAGG GAACCTGGAGAACGAGTAAACATAAACTGAATAACCAATCACCTATAAGGAGGCAATCAACCGGAAATTTGTACGTCCCCCCCAAGGATCACGCTTTAAAAAGGACACTGTCTAACATGTGTTCGATAGTACCAACGAAAATAgctaaaatagaaaataatatcgataatacgtatttgaataacgaagaagaagaaactatcCAATCCGGTGACTACACCGATTGTTGGCCAAGAGATTGGATACCGAAGGATTGTCCCAATGCCAGGATTATAGCTATCAATTACACCACTGACGTTCTATGGTGTCCAACTTGGATGAAAAAGAGGAAGAG aACAAATTTGATAGCGAGGAGTAATGAAATGATCGAAGAATTGATTAAAATAGGGGTAGGGAGGAAACCTATAATGTGGGTGGGTCATTCTAAAGGGGGgctttatataaaacaaatgttGATCAACG CttacgaaaatatggaaatggGGGAAATTgggaatatttttaaacaatctaAAGGTATTATGTGGTATAGTGTACCTCATAAAGGGTCTAAATTAGCCGATTTGAATTTACCTTTACTGAGGAGAAGCGTAGAACTActagaaatacaaaaaa attgtaatttcatattgaatttacacaataaatttttggaaattgttaaaaaagaaaaacccaCCATggatattttcagttttatagaAACTTCTTTTACGTTTATGtcgtttatatatttaaaaattgttccCTACGAATCAGCCG aTGCAAAAATCGGAATTAAATGCGACGTTCCGCTAGATCATCGAGAAATATGCAAACCGGCCGGAAGAGATTGTTTTTTATActtagaattaataaaattaattaaaaaatataccgaaaataatactaattaa
- the LOC130902698 gene encoding U4/U6 small nuclear ribonucleoprotein Prp3, which translates to MSYLSRREVDELKPSLEKIVNKSLGNNDSSVLRTVTDCVSNGYDRKKISDKLGVYLDSKKASRLAEKVIDLVEDYKASHKPKKRAHEGDRDSDVKRSKNGTSKDPDRPKFKSETEKKSLPPPSKNISIANINIPTPSIYGIPTGLLNRGDADKARKIAQLQAQIKSKFSSGILPNIIQIPMSQNKPAPLILDEDGRTIDKSGKTVQLTHVIPTLKANMRAMKRDQFKTSDKHGEDNNENRFIDPRLGIKPAMRNKRSLRFHEPGKFQQLAERLRMKAQLEKLQNEISQIAKKTGISSATKLALIAKSEGLIEEIPQMEWWDSVILVDNLDTMNGDKIAIKDSAINTLVEHPTQMRCPTDPIKPVYMPVFLTKKERKKLRRQNRREMWKEEQEKIRLGLEPPPEPKLRISNLMRALGTEAVQDPTKIEAHVREQMAKRQKAHEDANAARKLTSEQKRDKKVKKIKEDTALGTNVSVYRIRDLQGLASKKFKVETNAKQLFMTGCVLLYPDCCVVVVEGGPKQQKKYKRLMLNRIKWEEDLVKDPDGKEVPNKCILVWEGTTKQRNFGEVKFKVCPTEKLAREHFKKHKVEHYWDLAYSGAVLEQSNDVVE; encoded by the exons ATGTCGTATTTATCAAGACGTGAAGTAGACGAACTGAAACcttctttagaaaaaatagtgaataaatCTTTGGGAAATAATGATTCTTCGGTGCTTAGAACCGTTACGGATTGCGTATCCAACGGTTatgacagaaaaaaaatatcagataaaCTTGGAGTTTACTTAGATAGTAAAAAAGCTAGTAGGTTAGCCGAAAAAGTAATAGATTTAGTTGAAGATTATAAAGCGTCTCATAAACCGAAGAAAAGAGCACACGAAGGTGATAGAGATAGTGATGTTAAACGTTCTAAAAACGGTACTAGCAAAGACCCCGATAGACCGAAATTTAAATCCGAAACGGAGAAAAAATCACTTCCACCTCCAAGCAAAAATATAAGTATCGCTAATATCAATATTCCTACTCCGAGTATTTACGGAATTCCTACGGGATTATTAAATCGCGGCGATGCTGATAAAGCTAGAAAAATCGCGCAACTACAAGCGCAgattaaaagcaaattttcttCCGGTATATTACCGAATATAATACAAATCCCAATGTCTCAAAATAAACCGGCACCACTTATTTTAGACGAAGACGGAAGGACAATCGATAAATCAg GGAAAACTGTGCAACTCACTCATGTTATACCGACTTTAAAAGCAAATATGCGCGCTATGAAAAGAGATCAATTCAAAACTTCTGATAAACACGGGgaagataataatgaaaatcgattCATAGATCCTAGATTAGGTATAAAACCTGCCATGAGGAATAAGAGATCGTTAAGATTCCACGAACCGGGTAAATTTCAACAACTAGCCGAAAGATTGAGAATGAAG gCTCAATTAGAAAAGCTCCAAAACGAAATATCCCAAATAGCCAAAAAGACTGGTATATCCTCGGCCACCAAATTAGCTTTAATAGCGAAATCAGAAGGACTTATTGAAGAAATCCCCCAAATGGAATGGTGGGACTCTGTTATCCTAGTCGATAATCTAGATACGATGAACGGGGATAAAATTGCTATAAAAGATTCCGCCATTAACACCCTAGTGGAACACCCAACACAAATGAGATGTCCAA CTGATCCTATAAAACCCGTTTACATGCCGGTATTTCTAACGAAAAAGGAAAGGAAGAAACTACGACGTCAGAACCGGAGAGAAATGTGGAAAGAAGAACAAGAGAAGATCCGTTTGGGCTTAGAACCGCCGCCGGAACCGAAATTAAGGATATCGAATCTGATGAGGGCTTTGGGTACGGAAGCCGTACAAGATCCCACGAAAATCGAGGCGCACGTTAGGGAACAGATGGCGAAACGACAGAAAGCTCACGAAGATGCTAACGCCGCTAGGAAATTGACGAGCGAGCAAAAAAGGGataagaaagttaaaaaaattaaggaagaTACCGCTTTGGGTACTAATGTGTCGGTGTATAGGATACGTGATCTACAAGGACTCGCATCTAAGAAGTTCAAAGTGGAAACGAATGCGAAACAGCTTTTTATGACTGGTTGTGTTCTTTTGTATCCGGATTGTTGTGTAGTAGTCGTCGAAGGGGGgcccaaacaacaaaaaaagtacaaaag ATTGATGTTGAATCGTATTAAATGGGAAGAAGATTTGGTAAAAGACCCAGACGGGAAGGAAGTGCCTAATAAATGTATATTGGTTTGGGAGGGGACTACCAAACAGAGAAATTTCGGGGAAGTGAAATTTAAAGTGTGTCCAACTGAAAAACTCGCCAGGGAACATTTTAAAAAGCATAAAGTTGAACATTATTGGGATTTAGCATATAGCGGAGCAGTTTTAGAACAATCTAATGATGTAGTCGAATAa
- the LOC130902699 gene encoding uncharacterized protein LOC130902699, with protein sequence MNQHFNIFKLFIIISGIFIINTKGLQRCLMCRSRGELGSCKDPFTANITLVENKLEIGIETVPCASGWCGKIVESEDAAKEEYGIATQRICLQRGPSDSEDRCAYTKWNYKRVFMCFCKGDLCNFSNKLQLNFNLITIIIVTSVLRLI encoded by the exons ATGAATCagcatttcaatatttttaaattatttataataattagtggaatatttataataaacacaAAAG GTCTGCAAAGATGTTTGATGTGTAGATCTAGAGGTGAATTAGGTAGTTGTAAAGATCCTTTTACAGCTAATATAACACTAGTggaaaataaactagaaatcgGTATTGAAACTGTACCTTGCGCGTCTGGATGGTGCggaaaaattgttgaaagtgAAGATGCAGCAAAAGAAG AATACGGTATAGCAACACAACGAATTTGTCTACAAAGAGGCCCGTCCGATAGTGAAGATAGATGCGCTTATACGAAGTGGAATTATAAGAGAGTGTTTATGTGTTTTTGTAAAGGtgatttatgtaatttttctaataaattacaattaaattttaatttaataacaattataatagtTACTAGTGTATTAAGACTGATTTAA